From the genome of Ziziphus jujuba cultivar Dongzao chromosome 6, ASM3175591v1, one region includes:
- the LOC125419146 gene encoding 23 kDa jasmonate-induced protein: MGSNVFGNPITTKTLEQMPEYIGKKITRTDRAHVAMNMKNAEGKDVKAREFVEDLKEKWGNGVSTLCVIYNATGDTIRHVGSHDWYGHIGDSPYPSEIANGQWGAFLHVKTSGASSGSVAATVYRGLNEAGQVCDWMLSWYNPWSRLFDDNQAYTEIREGHHYEEDHWDYIYNILKNKGLSYTDNWNGCISSVSTGSSTSPIFEGVMKLVDA; this comes from the exons ATGGGATCCAATGTGTTCGGCAATCCCATCACAACTAAAACGCTAGAGCAAATGCCTGAATACATAGGCAAGAAAATTACACGAACAGACAGAGCTCATGTCGCCATGAACATGAAAAACGCAGAGGGTAAAGACGTCAAAGCCCGTGAGTTTGTCGAAGATCTGAAAGAGAAATGGGGCAATGGAGTCTCTACCCTCTGCGTAATTTACAACGCTACGGGAGACACTATCAGACACGTTGGCAGTCATGATTGGTACGGACACATCGGGGATTCTCCGTACCCAAGTGAAATTGCCAACGGCCAATGGGGTGCGTTCCTCCACGTCAAAACATCCGGTGCATCCAGTGGATCGGTCGCGGCCACCGTATACCGCGGTTTGAATGAGGCCGGACAGGTCTGCGATTGGATGCTTTCGTGGTATAATCCATGGAGCCGATTGTTCGATGATAACCAG GCTTATACGGAGATCCGTGAAGGTCACCACTACGAGGAAGATCATTGGGACTATATTTATAACATATTAAAGAATAAAGGACTGTCCTATACTGATAACTGGAATGGGTGCATTTCATCTGTGTCCACTGGTAGTAGCACTTCACCAATATTTGAGGGAGTAATGAAGTTAGTTGATGCCTGA
- the LOC107430535 gene encoding uncharacterized protein LOC107430535 has protein sequence MGKKKPKDLGATPNNDAFSAQSDIFKTLFGDVNEKSAAFSIFSDDNPFRRKPPQERNEDGGSDKPDIIEEPQKRKRSNENEPGRSSDSDGGEGFESPSEAKRSKKEKLQNPKKLGGKNPNFGSESNGLGGDDEVVTRKVKEKKKRKRDELEVEYEARKNDNLEDREDGEKGFGGEVVGNKRKAVDNPADMLVSKEGFDDESKLLRTVFVGNLPLKIKKKALMKEFSKFGEVESVRIRSVPILDTKKPRKGAVLAKKLNDAADSVHAYIVFKTEQCAQASLSHNLAVVEGHHIRVDRACPPRKKLKGDNTTLYDDKRTVFVGNLPFDAKDEEVYQLFSGIKDLESSIEAFRVIRDPNSNVGKGFAYILFKTREAANLVVKKRNLKLRDRELRLYHSKQNSTPSKRRNPSSPAGKADSAALKRLAVDSRTPGGKKAEKSSAAMSYQGMRASKSGVQKKVAKSSGAEKFKSNIRKGEKERKDKRPAVAARKAKAKAMSDGGVSKQAGVKRKLDSRTPESSHRNKKVKKFR, from the exons ATGGGAAAAAAGAAACCCAAGGACCTTGGAGCGACCCCAAACAACGACGCATTTTCAGCACAATCAGATATTTTCAAAACTCTATTCGGCGACGTGAATGAAAAAAGCGCCGCCTTTTCTATCTTCTCCGACGACAATCCGTTTAGAAGAAAACCACCCCAAGAGCGAAATGAAGATGGCGGTTCTGACAAACCTGATATTATTGAGGAGCCCCAGAAAAGGAAGAGAAGCAACGAGAACGAACCCGGTCGAAGTTCGGATTCGGACGGTGGTGAAGGTTTTGAATCTCCATCGGAGGCTAAGAGATCGAAGAAAGAGAAATTGCAGAACCCTAAGAAATTAGGAGGTAAAAATCCCAACTTTGGTTCTGAATCGAATGGTTTAGGTGGAGATGATGAGGTTGTGACAAGGAAagtgaaagagaagaagaagaggaagagggaTGAGCTGGAGGTGGAATACGAGGCAAGGAAGAATGACAACTTAGAGGATAGGGAGGATGGAGAAAAGGGTTTTGGTGGAGAAGTTGTTGGGAACAAGAGAAAGGCTGTGGATAATCCGGCTGATATGTTGGTTTCGAAGGAAGGTTTCGACGACGAAAGTAAGCTTTTGAGGACTGTGTTTGTCGGCAATTTGCCATTGAAGATCAAGAAGAAGGCATTGATGAAGGAATTTAGTAAATTTGGGGAGGTTGAGTCTGTGAGGATTCGTTCCGTGCCAATCTTGGAT ACCAAAAAACCAAGAAAGGGAGCAGTACTTGCAAAGAAACTTAATGATGCTGCTGACAG TGTTCATGCATACATTGTTTTCAAAACAGAGCAATGTGCACAGGCTTCGTTGTCGCATAACTTGGCTGTG gTTGAAGGACATCACATCCGTGTTGATCGGGCATGCCCACCCCGCAAGAAGCTTAAAGGGGATAACACTACCCTTTATGATGATAAGAGAACTGTTTTTGTGGGAAACCTTCCATTTGATGCAAAG gatgAAGAAGTTTATCAATTGTTTTCTGGTATCAAAGATTTGGAATCCAGCATCGAGGCCTTCCGTGTCATCAGAGATCCTAATAGTAATGTGGGAAAGGGCTTTGcctatattttgtttaaaacgAGG GAAGCTGCTAATTTGGTCGTCAAGAAACGAAACTTGAAGCTTCGAGATAGGGAGCTGAGGCTTTATCATTCCAAACAGAATTCTACTCCATCTAAGAGAAGGAATCCATCATCACCTGCAGGGAAAGCTGATTCCGCTGCCTTGAAAAGGCTAGCAGTGGATTCAAGAACTCCAGGTGGTAAGAAGGCAGAAAAATCAAGTGCTGCTATGTCATATCAGGGTATGCGTGCTAGCAAATCTGGTGTCCAAAAGAAAGTTGCAAAATCAAGTGGGGCAGAAAAGTTTAAATCAAATATTCGGAAAGGAGAGAAAGAACGTAAAGACAAAAGACCGGCTGTTGCTGCCAGAAAGGCCAAGGCAAAAGCAATGAGTGATGGTGGTGTTTCAAAACAAGCAGGGGTGAAACGCAAACTGGATAGTCGGACTCCAGAGAGTTCTCACAGGAATaagaaagtgaaaaaatttaGGTAG
- the LOC107430576 gene encoding 23 kDa jasmonate-induced protein, with protein sequence MGSNVFGNPITTATLEAMPEYIGKVITRTDRAHVALNMKNAEGKDVNARKFVENLKERYGNGVSTLCLIYNATGDTLKHVGYHDWRGHIGESPYPNEIANGQWGAYLHVKTSGAATGSIAATVYRGKNETGKDCDWMLSWYNPWSGKNRVYTEIREGHHYEEDHWDYIYNILSNKGLSYTDTWNGCISTVTTGVSTSPIFEGIMKLVGA encoded by the exons ATGGGTTCCAACGTGTTTGGCAATCCCATCACAACTGCGACTCTAGAAGCAATGCCCGAGTACATAGGCAAGGTGATAACACGCACAGACAGAGCTCATGTTGCTTTGAACATGAAAAATGCCGAGGGCAAAGACGTCAATGCCCGTAAGTTCGTGGAGAATCTGAAAGAGAGATACGGTAATGGAGTCTCCACACTCTGCCTAATTTACAATGCCACAGGGGATACTTTAAAACATGTCGGTTATCATGATTGGAGGGGACACATTGGAGAATCTCCATACCCAAATGAGATTGCCAATGGTCAGTGGGGTGCATATTTGCACGTCAAGACCTCCGGAGCCGCTACCGGATCGATTGCTGCCACCGTTTATCGCGGTAAGAATGAAACCGGAAAAGACTGTGATTGGATGCTGTCGTGGTATAATCCTTGGTCTGGCAAGAATAGg GTTTATACTGAGATCCGTGAAGGTCACCACTACGAGGAAGATCATTGGGACTATATCTACAACATACTAAGCAATAAAGGACTCAGTTACACTGATACATGGAATGGATGCATCTCAACTGTGACAACTGGGGTTTCCACATCGCCCATTTTTGAGGGAATAATGAAGTTAGTTGGTGCCTGA
- the LOC107430526 gene encoding uncharacterized protein LOC107430526, which yields MVADLVFLRDEKLGILAELIYKQEVLNIQSIQFSSENERVLYLRDCRLNYETITSLLNEGGELKTKFQNDTVRSPIALNLFSYIENCINNSLQLVQNYTVRKDYLEKINEHVQYFFTSLKELDTQSADDVENLVKEVDEYNKAILAYTLKYRSPASREFSRMLKAQNITFENLVATYQAKLSYPGPFNDLKDAQKLRVYDEIMEASGLGKVMVDEFIDEVKNVAGKAVLLFNAGSIAWDLFTADHVILEATKIAIVEIAKVGGAQLGAIVGAALTTQLTGVEASAIFVTMVGALSSFVGAFILGAAAGWLVSLIIGSAEPPPKSTEGLVFHVAEMPDGAALARQIAHQ from the exons ATGGTGGCCGACCTCGTTTTTCTCAGAGATGAGAAGCTTGGCATACTTGCCGAGCTTATTTACAAACAAGAAGTGCTCAACATACAGAGCATTCAATTCTCTTCAGAAAACGAACGCGTTTTATATCTCAGAGATTGCCGTTTAAATTACGAGACCATAACCAGTCTTCTAAATGAAGGTGGTGAATTGAAGACTAAGTTCCAGAACGACACCGTTCGTTCTCCTATAGctctcaacttgttttcttaTATAGAAAACTGCATCAACAATTCACTTCAGTTGGTCCAGAACTACACCGTTCGAAAGGACTATCTGGAAAAGATTAACGAGCATGTCCAATATTTCTTCACTTCTCTCAAAGAGTTGGACACTCAGAGTGCAGACGATGTTGAAAATCTGGTCAAGGAAGTTGATGAATACAACAAAGCTATATTGGCTTACACCCTCAAGTATAGAAGTCCAGCCTCTCGAGAATTCTCAAGAATGCTCAAGGCCCAGAATATTACCTTTGAGAACCTAGTGGCAAC CTATCAGGCCAAGCTTAGTTATCCAGGGCCATTCAATGACCTGAAGGACGCTCAAAAGTTGCGA gtttATGATGAAATAATGGAGGCATCTGGTCTGGGAAAAGTGATGGTTGATGAATTCATAGACGAGGTTAAGAATGTGGCAGGAAAAGCCGTACTGCTGTTCAACGCGGGTTCCATCGCGTGGGACTTATTTACGGCAGATCATGTGATTTTAGAGGCAACAAAGATTGCCATTGTTGAAATTGCGAAAGTAGGTGGAGCACAGCTCGGAGCCATTGTTGGAGCTGCTTTGACAACTCAGTTAACGGGGGTCGAAGCGTCTGCTATATTCGTAACCATGGTTGGAGCTCTGAGTAGCTTTGTTGGAGCTTTCATACTTGGTGCTGCTGCTGGTTGGTTGGTTAGTTTGATCATTGGCTCTGCTGAACCACCTCCTAAGAGTACCGAAGGGCTTGTTTTCCATGTAGCAGAAATGCCTGACGGCGCAGCTCTGGCTCGTCAAATTGCTCATCAGTAa
- the LOC107405529 gene encoding uncharacterized protein LOC107405529 produces the protein MAHIVFLKDKKLRELSDLIYGQEVENIQNIKFSSEAERVKYLSSCLSNYNSIKSLLNGGVALVTKYENDVVRGPIAAEILSYIETCLNSALQIVRNYTVRKDYLAKINAHVQSLMEELEIDNPAQVSQLTNRVQHYNKAVMEYTKMYQSTASQEFSRMLKNNGIKFQTLVDSYRAKLRIHGPFKNLTDEQKLQVYDAIIEASGRGKVLVEETLKAIAVPRNDDTNLHEENKLETKFEASSGNITMTKYALKTNNDAGKALLLFKAAYITWDIYTSDHTITTTTRHAVQEAAKLAGAPLVEIIQAAVETGLEGVEASVVFVTAVGLAVGLVGAFIIGEVAGLLFDLIFGSGGAELPLSTQGHVFHVAAMPNGKELALQIAH, from the exons ATGGCTCACATTGTTTTTCTGAAAGATAAGAAGCTCCGAGAGCTTTCAGATCTCATTTATGGCCAAGAGGTTGAGAACATACAGAACATTAAATTCTCATCCGAAGCCGAGAGAGTGAAATACCTAAGCTCTTGTCTGTCTAATTATAATTCCATCAAAAGCCTTCTAAATGGCGGTGTTGCTTTGGTGACTAAGTACGAGAATGATGTCGTTCGAGGTCCCATCGCTGCTGAAATCCTTTCCTATATCGAAACCTGCCTTAACAGTGCACTGCAGATCGTGAGGAACTACACTGTTCGCAAAGATTATCTTGCTAAAATAAATGCTCATGTCCAAAGCCTTATGGAAGAGTTGGAGATTGACAATCCGGCCCAAGTTTCTCAGCTGACAAACAGAGTTCAACACTACAACAAGGCTGTTATGGAGTACACGAAGATGTATCAAAGTACTGCATCACAAGAATTCTCAAGAATGCTCAAGAACAACGGCATCAAATTCCAGACTCTAGTGGAtag TTACCGGGCGAAACTAAGAATTCATGGGCCATTTAAGAATTTGACAGATGAACAAAAGCTGCAG GTTTATGATGCAATAATTGAGGCATCGGGTCGAGGAAAAGTGCTGGTTGAAGAAACTCTCAAGGCTATTGCAGTGCCAAGAAATGATGATACAAACCTACatgaa GAGAATAAATTGGAAACAAAATTTGAGGCATCATCAGGAAATATTACTATGACTAAATACGCACTGAAAACTAATAATGATGCTGGCAAAGCCTTACTCCTATTCAAAGCTGCATACATAACGTGGGATATTTATACTTCCGACCACACAATCACAACCACCACGCGCCATGCCGTGCAGGAAGCAGCAAAACTGGCCGGAGCACCTTTGGTGGAAATCATTCAGGCCGCTGTAGAAACCGGATTAGAAGGTGTTGAGGCAAGTGTTGTGTTTGTGACCGCAGTTGGACTAGCGGTTGGTTTGGTTGGAGCTTTCATCATAGGGGAAGTTGCTGGCTTGTTGTTTGATCTGATTTTCGGATCCGGAGGTGCTGAATTGCCTTTGAGTACTCAAGGCCATGTGTTTCATGTTGCAGCCATGCCCAATGGCAAGGAATTGGCGTTACAAATTGCTCATTAA
- the LOC107405530 gene encoding 23 kDa jasmonate-induced protein — protein sequence MAANVFGSAVTDETVRTLPPYVEKDVITQADRAHVALKFFKTADGRADNAVKFVENLKARYGNGVSTLSLVYNATGNTLTYVDSYDWYGHIGESPYPTEIQNGQWGAYLHVHEQGAPSGSVAAVVYRGVNAAGKECDWMYCWNNPWDRWFYNNTVYTEIRDAHHYEEGH from the exons ATGGCTGCGAACGTGTTCGGCAGTGCTGTGACGGACGAGACGGTAAGGACATTGCCGCCGTACGTGGAGAAAGATGTTATAACACAAGCTGACAGAGCTCATGTGGctctaaaatttttcaaaaccgCTGATGGTAGAGCCGACAACGCTGTCAAATTCGTGGAGAACCTTAAGGCGAGATATGGTAATGGAGTTTCCACACTTTCTCTGGTTTACAATGCCACCGGAAACACATTGACATATGTTGACAGTTATGACTGGTACGGACACATCGGAGAATCTCCATATCCTACTGAGATTCAAAATGGACAATGGGGAGCATATCTTCATGTCCATGAACAAGGAGCTCCTTCAGGGTCCGTCGCCGCCGTGGTGTATCGCGGCGTCAACGCCGCCGGAAAAGAATGTGACTGGATGTATTGCTGGAATAATCCATGGGACAGATGGTTTTACAACAACACG GTGTATACTGAGATCCGAGACGCACATCACTATGAGGAAGGTCATTAG
- the LOC107405531 gene encoding 23 kDa jasmonate-induced protein: MANNVFGNPISDATVKLLPRYKDKETITATDRAQVALQYKNTEDKDTDALTYVDKLKNSYGNGVSTLCLIYNATGDALTFINSHDWYGHIGDAPYPSRLENGQWGAYLHVHDSGAASGSVAATVYRGKNGDGDECDWMISWNNPWNRWFFNNTVYTEIREAHHYENDYWGYIYDKLKDCGLVNHDTWNGCYSTVTTGSSTSPKLEAVLTLESVKKTILGNNY; encoded by the exons ATGGCAAACAATGTTTTTGGCAACCCCATCAGTGACGCAACGGTGAAGCTACTACCACGGTACAAAGACAAGGAAACTATAACTGCTACGGACAGAGCACAAGTTGCTCTTCAGTACAAAAACACCGAGGACAAGGACACAGATGCGCTTACCTATGTTGACAAGCTGAAGAACAGCTATGGCAATGGAGTGTCTACGCTTTGTTTAATTTACAATGCTACAGGAGATGCTTTAACCTTCATCAACAGTCATGACTGGTACGGACATATTGGTGATGCCCCGTACCCATCTCGGCTAGAGAATGGACAATGGGGTGCTTATCTCCATGTCCATGACTCCGGAGCTGCTTCTGGATCTGTTGCTGCTACTGTGTATCGCGGTAAGAACGGGGATGGCGATGAATGTGACTGGATGATTTCGTGGAATAATCCATGGAACAGATGGTTTTTCAACAACACG gtGTATACTGAGATCCGTGAAGCACATCACTATGAGAATGATTATTGGGGTTATATTTATGATAAGCTGAAAGATTGTGGACTCGTTAATCATGACACATGGAATGGATGCTATTCCACTGTAACAACTGGTAGTAGCACTTCCCCAAAGTTAGAGGCAGTACTGACTCTGGAAAGCGTCAAGAAAACTATCCTTGGGAATAACTATTAG